A stretch of DNA from Manihot esculenta cultivar AM560-2 chromosome 7, M.esculenta_v8, whole genome shotgun sequence:
GGTGACTCTAGGATCTCATCCCTGGTTATCTGAGCAGGCAAAGGCACTATAGCAGATGAGGCCTTGCTGCTTGATTTATCCATATAATTTCTACCTTTGCCAAAAATTTTAGAGTTCCCCTCTGCACCTGTCAATAACCGAAGTTGAATATAATCAGTTCGGTTTGCCTTGAAAATGGATGAGAATGAAGATGGACACAAAAAATCTCAGGAACACTATTCAGATTTTACTGTGGGAGTAAGGCAAAGCTGTTGCTACTCAtgttgatcaaaatcaaacaaGTCCAATTAAAAATCAGAGAAGCAAAATAAACTAGTAAAATTGAAAACGTACAGCAGTGAAGAGCACTCTCAGATTGGATTCCTGCACTGAAGCACAACCCCATAATGACAAAGCTCAAACCTTTGGTCTTCTCAGCAAACCCAACTGCTAAAGTGTGATCCAAGAGAACATGGCAGAAGAAGAAATGAAGAAGCTCAACGCTGTGAACAAAGAAAAGTCGTCATCTGAAATCAAGGCTTTCAATTTTCTAACACAAAAGTCTTCTGTGGGCCACCGACATGACATGGTCATCCAATTGCAAGTTTTGACTGATCAAACAGATACCAAAGAAAGACAACAGAAGAAGAAGGGTACCCAATAGGAAtaaattcatttgaattttcaCTTGTGTTGGGCTGGAAGCTCCAAATGGCATggagagattaaattattttaattttgaaaaatatattaaaatatttataaaatatttttaaaaaatttattaatgaatttttaaccattaaatattttattattaaaccaTTATAAtacgaaaaaatttattaataatttttaattttataaaaatattcattattaGCCTTttcatattgaaaatattttaaatttttctacaatatttaactattaaaattggTGGAAGAACTGAactgataaatattttttaaaattttatgattgttttaatatatttctcaaaattaaaaaattaactaataattttttttttttatcaaataagttCATTTTCAGGAATCAAGTATTCTATACATGATAGTATGATTTACAACAAAATCAAATGAAgggatttttattattatccagGCAGTGGAGAGAAGATATGAATCACATATTTTTCACCTGTAACATCAGAAAGGTTTGCAAAATTGCAGAGTTTCATAACTAACAGACTCATTAATAAATTTGCACAAAATCAATGATACAGTTAACTGATCCATCATCTATCACTGGTTCTAGCAACATGGCAAAGCTTCTATTTATGAAGTATAGAAGCATCTTAATTCTCCAGATCAATATAAAATGCTGCAAATGGTATCAAATGCTCTCTTTTCTTCTTAACATATGAACAGAAACAAAGCAGATGTTTCCTTACACATCTGACAGCTTTCCAATTGCAATATTCATCTAAGTGTTTTTCTGCCATATTTAGAAGCAATGCTTGATTTACGGAGTTTAGAGCTTTTGCATCTCTCATTGTCATTGGATTTCTGAAGTTCTTCTAAAACTTCTACTACATCTTTCATATTTGGCCGAAAATTTGGCTCATCTGAGACGCATTGAGATGCGAGTTGAGCTACTTTTAGTACGCTGCTTTTTGGGTATTGGCCTAAAATAGAAGGATGCAAAACTTGGGAAAATTTGCGCATGTTGATCGTTCTCTTCGCGTGTGGGGCTAACATTTGCTCTTCCGATGGCTTGTTTCTATCTATAGCTCGCCTGCCAGATAACATTTCCAGGAGAACAACCCCGAAACTGTATACATCGTTTTTTGCAGTAAGATGACCTTGCATTAGAAGGAATGGAGTGAGATGCATGTACGAAAAACATAATTCACATTTCTTATATACACAAATATACATAGAGAGAGAGCAAAGACTATATACCTGTTCTTATATATTCTGGTGCAGCATAGCCTTCGGTGCCCAAGACCCTTGTTGAGACATGGGTATTACAACCAATCGGCCCATCCTTGGCCAAGCCTAAATCAGTGAGCTTGGGATTATAATTCTGTAATTTTTACAGAGAAAGAAAAAGTCAGATAGTTGATAGTCCTGTAAGTTGTAACTGCCACAAAATCCAAAGTTAGCTATAGCAAAATTTTCACATACCGAATCAAGCAGGATATTAGAAGTCTTAAAGTCTCTGTATATTACATCTGCCTTGTAATGAAGAAAGGCTAGAGCCTTAGCAGCACCATGGGAAACTTTCACATAGAGATCCCAAGACAGTGGTTGAAAGTAAGAATCCCCTGCTCCTACAAATACACGATTGAGATTGCATGAAAACATGCACCTTCACTTAGAAGGCTGAAACCAAAATGGAGAAACATATCACTTACTTCCAAATAGATGATATTCCAAGTTGCCATTGGGCACAAACTCATACACTAGAAGCCGGAGGTCATCCTCTAAGCAGTAACCGATCAATTTCACAAGATTTGGATGATGTAGTTGCCCCATGTATTTGATTTCTGCCTGTTGTCCAAAAAGTATTACAGAAGTCATCAGTGATGCTATTTAGTAAAGTTGAGGTGCACAAACGTATTTTCTGCTAAAAGTAAAACAACCAACAATGTGATATACAAAATATGTAATCAAACATGGTGTTCTGATAAATCTTTTGCAAATATAAATGGACCAATTTTCACCCTCAAAGGCACAGAGCTTAAGTGTTCTACAGAGAAATGTGCGAAAGCTATAGAAACATGTGCATATGCTCTTAATGATAGAATACAGATACTCACCAACCATTCTTGTTGACCTCGGCTACCCTTTTGGTTAAGCCTCTTTACAACAATAGGCATGCCAGTCTCAGGCCTCACAGGCTTCAATGAATGCTCATCAATCCACCCTTTAAAGACCAAACCAAAACCATCTTTTCCCAACACAAAATCTTGACAGAAGTTACAAGTGGCTTCTTTTAGTTCACTATAGTCAAAGCTCTCCAAATTGGGTGATGGTAAGATCTCACCATCTGTTCGGGGAATAGAAGGAGTTGTGGCCGATGAGACCTTTCTGCTATTCTTGCTTGTATCATTCCCACCTTTGCCAACACAATCATGGTTCACCTCTATAGATATCAATAACATACATGTAACATACACAGATACATGATTAAGAACTAATATGTTCATGTACAAGTATAGCCTAATAGTATGTGAAGAGAGTAAAGGCCCAAAACTATAGTGGTTCATCAGAGGTGGATCCCTGGGACCAAGTAGTGCCCTAATGCCCCCCAATTTTCTAGAAAAACCCTTTacaaatatcatatattattaagaaattctatcatttattattatttgcccCCTCAAACTAAATGCAAGTTGCAAGAGAACAAGTGATATTTTAGTCCTCTCCTTCTCTTGGATTGGACCTTAGTTTATCAGACGATGAGATAGGAATGGGAACTATATTTGTTAGAGGGTAGGTGCTGTGTGTTTTCATTCCTGCCATTTTCTTTTGGTTGTCTTTTTGCACTGTATCCGAAAAGAAAGAACAACAAAGTCTATGCTGGTATCCTATCATCTTCTACAGTTTGAGAATAATGGTAAATTATTTCATCAGTCTCTTAAAGAACATTAAACAACACATTACAAGTTTTCAATCTATGTTTAGAATTATGAATATAATCATTTTCTATTGTCGTCAAGAAAGATTACATTTAGTGCTTACATCTTATGAACAACAGATAATGTACCTTCAAACTCACTGTTACCTAATTCGTTGACTCCCCTTCCAAATGGTTTTCCCGAATGCACAATCCAAAATGTGGTATGTTCACATACCACAACAAGAAAATTGCTGATCCAAACCATTCTATCTGTGTTTGTGCCACAATTCCAAATAGCTTCAACTAAGCCTACTCCTAAGTATCTTGTACCTGAACCCATCCTATGAAACCAAAGCAAACTATGAACTAGGTGCCAATGGCAACATCTGATTAAATGGGTTAGGGAGATTCAAGGACACTAGAAAGAGTATGTTCTGCTATAACATATCATCTTGTACTATAGCATACATATCAAAATATACTTTATCTGTGTTTGCGTACAACGATCCTAATCAATGTGATCTACTGTAACACAATCCCGAATGGCAAACTATGAACTAGGTGCCACTGGCAATCTGATTAAATGGGTTAGAGAGATTCAAGGACTGTGTTCTGCTGTAACATATCAAAATATACTTCATCTTGATAGTTTCTGCAATCAAAACCAACAAGTACTAAATGCAAATTAGTTTGGGTCAGTACTAAATGCAAATTAGTTTGGGTCAGTACAAATGCtgtctaataaaaaaaatctagggTTAGAGAGATGAAGAACCCAGTTGATTTTTCATTAGGATCATTTCTCTGTCTACTCAAAATCTGATTAACCCAAAAGAACATGACCAGATGATGGAACGTGGAGTAAAATTCTGTGATGCTGATTGGTGAAACAAACATTTTAATGTCTAAGTCATGCATTGAATTTATAAAGTGAATTTTAGCCAATTGTGTTTTAGAAagctctattggatctcagaataTGCTAAATTTCCTACCTTTTCTCACCATCCAAACAGAACAAATTTCAATGAAGTAAACACAAAGTCAAAgataatcaagttgcatgaatTACTAACTAGCAATATAAAAAGCAGAAATTACATAAGCCTAAGAAAGGTATGAAATTGCAAACATACCAAATTGAGGATCAGCCTGAGCTTTAGTTCCAGATTTAAAACACGACCACATGAAGATGAAGTCTTTACTCGAAAATCAGCAGACCCAAGAGAAGCTTGAGGACAAGTGGAGAAGCTTAACCCTtaattaagcaaaaaggaacaactactaattttttaatttccaaAAAAACTTAATCATCTTAACTTCAATCATGGTAACAATTACTTTTTTCTTATTAGCTGGTTAAAATGGAAACTTCTTTTCGCTTACTTGGAAGAAGGCAAAGACATGAGGTTTCCTTGGTCTGGGACAGACAGAAAAGTCAAACCCAGCTTATTGGGATTTGGTTTCCCGGATACTGTAGTGAGCATTCCTACgcgttcaaaattaaattaaattgaaaaattaaaaattaaaatatttagcatattttaatgtattttttaaaattaataaattaattaataaatttttttaataagattgagaaattttctaaaaaagtgaaaatagaatttctaaaatttaaaaaagcaGTTTTATGgtaatattttactttttatttataataaaattttatttttaattattttctaaataaaaaataattctttaaaaatatgataattcttttacaatatttcattttatttaaaattataaaataaattattaacacatggtaaaaaattttacaagtaaaattattatattttaataaattttatatttaattatgaaagttatgatttttttaaaaattttaaattaaaaatactttttattattaacagacaaatatgtttatttaattttaattatttttataaaaaattaaaactataatttacttaaaaaatgaaaaatataaaatataaaatagttttcatattttgatctaaattaattaatttaaactaaatttaacttacaatttttttaaaaaaaatcctgTTTTAtagctaaatttaaaaaattacctatatatttttaattacctTTCATTTccgaatatattaaaaaaaaaattgatcttGTTTGGAAGAATTAGTGGGAAATACtcttttatgtttaagtaagttaaTTTTGAATTTCTTTTCATCTTAACCACAATTTtccaataatatttaaataaaatattacaatgAAATGTATTCTATAATCTTTATTTGGAATGACtgaaagaaatttttaaaaaaattactttttttagtTCTTTTGTTTGGcaaaactaataatataatattaaatttttatgaaaatttattttgaattaaaattaaatcttctcaaaattattaaattttataagaaataatgtcacttaaaattatttatatccaAATTACTTATTTAACCaactatttttttcctttttccattgttctttgttttttcaattaataattatttatttattcttgtATAGGTTATTTTTTGAGAAATAAATGGACCTAGAAGGAAATGGATCAAGGCAGCAGCCAATTTCTCAGTTGCAAACTCCGTTTAAGTTTTGTCCTGCCATATTTGGAAGATTTGCAGTATTCAcaggtattttaaaattttctaaatagtACTTTAATGAAGTGTTTTTATCAACTGTATGTCCGTAATGCCACTAAACAGTATTTACAGAGAGATTTTTTTCCACTAAACATTATTTTTGCAGCAATCTTTAAATTCATTCAGCCGGTTCTTGATCAAATGCTTAAGCACTTCCCAAATCATTTTTTGAATTTGCAAAAACCTCAGTATTAGCAGTAACAGTTAGCTTAAGATAAGATAGATTAATTCAAAGTGTATTTGTATTTTGTAGATTCCTTAGAATCAGGAGCTTCTCTCTGTATTTAAACACTATACACATTCATATCAAGATATACAAAAATACTCATCTTCCTTCCTAAGTTAATTTGGTATCGGAGccataggaaaaaaaaaaaaggcttcaGATTCATCAACACCTTCTGATGTTTCTCATTCTTCTCCCCTTCAATCTTCGAATTTATTTTCTACCCCACCACACGCCCAACTTTCTTTTTCCTTGAAACTAAAGGAAATCAATTATTTAGCATGGAAGACACAATTTCTTCCTATCATCAAGTGTTATAATTTGAACCGACACATTGATGGAACTCCTGAACCAACACCAATTATCACAAATTCCACTACTTCTCAACCAGAGCCAAATCCAGAGTATCTCAAATGGATTCAGGAAGATCAGCTCCTTCTTAGCTGGATCTGTTCCTCTCTTACGGAGGAGGTGATGCCATATGTTACCGGTCTTGAGAGTGCTTTTGATGCCTGGAATTCTTTATCTAAAGCTTTTGGTACGAGTAATAGTGCGAAGAGGGTTCAATTACATATTGCCCTTCAGAATCTATCTCTAGGTGACAAACCTATATCTCTATTTTTGCGAGAAGCAAAAGTTATTGCAGATGAGTTGGCAGCGGCTAGTACTCCCATTTCCACCGATGAGTTCAATGCAACAATTTTCCGGTTACTGCCTTCTGACTATCATCCAGTCATTGCTACTCTATCTGCTAGCAAAACGAAGGTACCATTCTCTGACCTGTCTACTCAGTTGATGTCTCATGAGATTCTCTTGCAAAGTAGCAATCGTTCGACCACCACTACGCCTATTCTTGCGAATTTCTCTCGCCAAACTCAGTCTGGATCACGATCTAATCAACGTGGTCCGAATGCAAGAGGTTCAGGTTCTAACTCCAAAGGGTCAAAGCGATGGTTTCCAAACCCTTGTCAGATTTGTGGCTTGAACAACCATCAAGCGAAATGGTGCCGCAAGCGCTATGATCAGGATTCTACTCCGATTACTGCCAATACAGCTACTACTATGACATCTGTTGATTCCACAACTTGGTTTGCAGACTCCGCTGCCTCACATCATATGACTCCCGATCTCTCTGCTCTTGAGATCACTGATGAGTATAAGGGACCGGACAAGGTTACTTTAGGTAATGGATCGGATTTGGATATTCAGCATATTGGTAATCGTATTATTCAAACTCCTGCTGCAAAACTTCAATTGAATAATCTTTTACATGTGCCTACACTGCAATCTCATTTACTATCTGTTAATAAGTTTGCCATAGATAATGATTGCACCTTTAAATTTGACTCTTGCGGCTTTGTTGTAAAGCACAAACCAAGTAAGCAGGTTTTGATTACTGGTCCAGCCGAGGATGGTATTTACAAGTTCGGATTTTCACCTCCTGTTTCGCATCCTACAGCTATGGTTTCTGCGAGGACTACGCAGCCAGATTGGCATTCAAGACTTGGTCATCCTCAACACTCAACAGTATCTTTTCTTATTTCAAAGTTTAATTTGCCGCATTCTTCAATAAAACAGTCATCCAACAGCCTTTGTGAAGCTTGCTGTTTGGGGAAGAGTAAACAACTTACTTTGCATTTGACTGGAACTATTGCAAATAAACCATTAGCCTTGGTTCATGGTGATGTCTGGGGTCCTGCCCCCGAATTATCATTTTATGGAGATCGATATTTTGTCATTTTTGTAGACGATTTTTCAAGATATTGTTGGTTATTTCCTATTAAGAAGAAAAGTGATGTTTGTTCTGTTttcataaattttcataaacttGTTGAAAGACAGTTTCAAACTCCACTGCTTGAATTTCAATCGGATTGGGGAGAGGAGTTTCGCACTGTCCATAATTATTTGCAGGAACAGGGTGTTCATCATCGTATTACATGTCCGCACACTCATCAACAGAATGGTACAGTTGAGCGGCAAATTCGACATGTTGTTGACACTTATCTTGCATTACTTGCTCACTCCTCAGTTCCCAAACGATTTTGGAATTTTGCAATGTCTACTGCTGTGTTCTTGATAAATCGGTTGCCAACTTCAGTTTTACAACATATTTCACCATATCAGAGGTTATGTTGTAAAGCTCCGGCTTATCAGTTTCTACGGGTCTTTGGTTGTACGGTTTATCCATTACTTAGGCCCTACAATCAGCATAAGTTTTCATATAGAACTGTTGCTTGTCTTTTTCTTGGCTATTCTAATGATCATTTGGGATATCTTTGTTTTAATCCTAATGATAACAAGTTGTATGTCAGCAGGCATATTCAATTTGATGAGTCCCGATTTTTATACAAGGAAACTCTTTCCACTAGTGCTTCGATTCTTGGTAAACCACATTCAGAAATAGATTATGTTCCATGGCTCACACTTTCAGTGCCGACTTCTAAGCCAATTAATTCAGAAAAGCAACCAGCTGCTGGACAAGTAGACACGCCATCTTCTGCTGGTCAGGAGAATCTTCTGCTATCGACAACTGAATCTGGATCAAACCCATGCTTGCCGCAGCATATTCAGTCTTCAGATAGTTCTCTGCCGCCACAATCATCTGGAACAGGACTTGAACTTGCGTTGGTTTCTGAATCCAACACTACAACAACTACTTCTTTGTCGTCGGAACAGCCACTTGATCCGATTTCTGCACCCACAC
This window harbors:
- the LOC110618814 gene encoding receptor-like cytoplasmic kinase 176 isoform X3 — protein: MWSCFKSGTKAQADPQFEVNHDCVGKGGNDTSKNSRKVSSATTPSIPRTDGEILPSPNLESFDYSELKEATCNFCQDFVLGKDGFGLVFKGWIDEHSLKPVRPETGMPIVVKRLNQKGSRGQQEWLAEIKYMGQLHHPNLVKLIGYCLEDDLRLLVYEFVPNGNLEYHLFGRAGDSYFQPLSWDLYVKVSHGAAKALAFLHYKADVIYRDFKTSNILLDSNYNPKLTDLGLAKDGPIGCNTHVSTRVLGTEGYAAPEYIRTGHLTAKNDVYSFGVVLLEMLSGRRAIDRNKPSEEQMLAPHAKRTINMRKFSQVLHPSILGQYPKSSVLKVAQLASQCVSDEPNFRPNMKDVVEVLEELQKSNDNERCKSSKLRKSSIASKYGRKTLR
- the LOC110618814 gene encoding receptor-like cytoplasmic kinase 176 isoform X4 codes for the protein MWSCFKSGTKAQADPQFEVNHDCVGKGGNDTSKNSRKVSSATTPSIPRTDGEILPSPNLESFDYSELKEATCNFCQDFVLGKDGFGLVFKGWIDEHSLKPVRPETGMPIVVKRLNQKGSRGQQEWLAEIKYMGQLHHPNLVKLIGYCLEDDLRLLVYEFVPNGNLEYHLFGRAGDSYFQPLSWDLYVKVSHGAAKALAFLHYKADVIYRDFKTSNILLDSNYNPKLTDLGLAKDGPIGCNTHVSTRVLGTEGYAAPEYIRTGHLTAKNDVYSFGVVLLEMLSGRRAIDRNKPSEEQMLAPHAKRTINMRKFSQVLHPSILGQYPKSSVLKVAQLASQCVSDEPNFRPNMKDVVEVLEELQKSNDNERCKSSKLRKSSIASKYGRKTLR
- the LOC110618814 gene encoding probable serine/threonine-protein kinase PBL9 isoform X5; this translates as MWSCFKSGTKAQADPQFGGNDTSKNSRKVSSATTPSIPRTDGEILPSPNLESFDYSELKEATCNFCQDFVLGKDGFGLVFKGWIDEHSLKPVRPETGMPIVVKRLNQKGSRGQQEWLAEIKYMGQLHHPNLVKLIGYCLEDDLRLLVYEFVPNGNLEYHLFGRAGDSYFQPLSWDLYVKVSHGAAKALAFLHYKADVIYRDFKTSNILLDSNYNPKLTDLGLAKDGPIGCNTHVSTRVLGTEGYAAPEYIRTGHLTAKNDVYSFGVVLLEMLSGRRAIDRNKPSEEQMLAPHAKRTINMRKFSQVLHPSILGQYPKSSVLKVAQLASQCVSDEPNFRPNMKDVVEVLEELQKSNDNERCKSSKLRKSSIASKYGRKTLR
- the LOC110618814 gene encoding receptor-like cytoplasmic kinase 176 isoform X1 is translated as MIFVKGFSRKLGGIRALLGPRDPPLMNHYSFGPLLSSHTIRLYLYMNILVLNHVSVYVTCMLLISIEVNHDCVGKGGNDTSKNSRKVSSATTPSIPRTDGEILPSPNLESFDYSELKEATCNFCQDFVLGKDGFGLVFKGWIDEHSLKPVRPETGMPIVVKRLNQKGSRGQQEWLAEIKYMGQLHHPNLVKLIGYCLEDDLRLLVYEFVPNGNLEYHLFGRAGDSYFQPLSWDLYVKVSHGAAKALAFLHYKADVIYRDFKTSNILLDSNYNPKLTDLGLAKDGPIGCNTHVSTRVLGTEGYAAPEYIRTGHLTAKNDVYSFGVVLLEMLSGRRAIDRNKPSEEQMLAPHAKRTINMRKFSQVLHPSILGQYPKSSVLKVAQLASQCVSDEPNFRPNMKDVVEVLEELQKSNDNERCKSSKLRKSSIASKYGRKTLR
- the LOC110618814 gene encoding receptor-like cytoplasmic kinase 176 isoform X2, whose amino-acid sequence is MIFVKGFSRKLGGIRALLGPRDPPLMNHYSFGPLLSSHTIRLYLYMNILVLNHVSVYVTCMLLISIEVNHDCVGKGGNDTSKNSRKVSSATTPSIPRTDGEILPSPNLESFDYSELKEATCNFCQDFVLGKDGFGLVFKGWIDEHSLKPVRPETGMPIVVKRLNQKGSRGQQEWLAEIKYMGQLHHPNLVKLIGYCLEDDLRLLVYEFVPNGNLEYHLFGRDSYFQPLSWDLYVKVSHGAAKALAFLHYKADVIYRDFKTSNILLDSNYNPKLTDLGLAKDGPIGCNTHVSTRVLGTEGYAAPEYIRTGHLTAKNDVYSFGVVLLEMLSGRRAIDRNKPSEEQMLAPHAKRTINMRKFSQVLHPSILGQYPKSSVLKVAQLASQCVSDEPNFRPNMKDVVEVLEELQKSNDNERCKSSKLRKSSIASKYGRKTLR